CCAATCATAAAAACCAACAAAACGTAAAGCATCATACAGCTTCTCCTGACAAAAAGGCACTCTTAAGCTTTTAGGTATAAAGTAAAAAGGGGTTGAAAGCTCTAAGTTTGATGAATATCCTTTGTCTCCCACTTTCTCTGCTGCAGGATAACCACGGTTATTTGAGATACCTCCTATTTGAAACTGTTCGGCTGAAGTCAATATATAAGGAGATATCTGCATCTGGTTTTTCCAAAGCAATGTGGAATTGAAAGGCATCTTATGTAGCCTAAGTAATGACATATTCCATTTGGTAAATTTACCACCAGCTCCTGTCTTTGACGCATTGGCATCGACATCATCAAGCCCACCGAATATATTTGGTATGCCATAATTAAATTCGTTTACAAAGATAGTCCTGCCCCATTTATCGGACCTATCTATATCTATACTCAGTTTTGCAACTCGCATCTCATCTTTGCTATCTTCTGCACCTAAGAGATAGTTTCTTATATGTTTATAATCAAAACCTCCTGCCAGACGTATATCTATATCTTCTTC
This window of the Candidatus Kaelpia imicola genome carries:
- a CDS encoding ShlB/FhaC/HecB family hemolysin secretion/activation protein; amino-acid sequence: EEDIDIRLAGGFDYKHIRNYLLGAEDSKDEMRVAKLSIDIDRSDKWGRTIFVNEFNYGIPNIFGGLDDVDANASKTGAGGKFTKWNMSLLRLHKMPFNSTLLWKNQMQISPYILTSAEQFQIGGISNNRGYPAAEKVGDKGYSSNLELSTPFYFIPKSLRVPFCQEKLYDALRFVGFYDWGHTFLRNPQVGEEEHETLRSAGCGLRLNVPNKNLFVRLEIGWPLDETPSDGDHARTWIEVSKVF